A single Blastopirellula retiformator DNA region contains:
- the queG gene encoding tRNA epoxyqueuosine(34) reductase QueG — protein MTCSLDPSTLTRAIKEAAHRLGFLHVGVCPAVTPTGIDAFRDWLAAGYAGEMQYLADRVDAYADPNLVLDGARSIVMLTLPYRTDPPRQSAAGQGRVSRYAWGEVDYHDLIHDKLKALKREVQQRTGDADARGVVDTAPLLERDFANLAGLGWIGKNTLLLNKHAGSLFFLAALLTNVELEYDEPHTASHCGTCTACLDVCPTDAFPAPHVLDATRCISYLTIELRGPIPRDLRDGIGEWVFGCDLCQDVCPWNRKAPHSAEKQFLPQRGNNPLDLIALFDLDDETFRHRFRKSPIWRPRRRGLLRNAAIALGNRPTPAAVPALVKGLNDEEPLIRGAAAWALSKYGCSESRNALQARAEIEADSMVQEELKFALQS, from the coding sequence TTGACCTGTTCTCTCGATCCATCAACGCTCACCCGCGCAATTAAGGAAGCGGCCCACCGGCTTGGCTTCCTGCATGTCGGCGTCTGCCCGGCGGTAACGCCGACCGGTATCGACGCCTTCCGCGACTGGCTGGCCGCCGGATACGCCGGCGAAATGCAGTACCTGGCCGATCGCGTCGACGCCTACGCCGATCCCAATTTGGTGCTAGACGGCGCCCGCAGCATCGTGATGCTGACCTTGCCCTACCGCACCGATCCGCCGCGGCAATCCGCAGCGGGGCAGGGGAGAGTCTCGCGCTACGCCTGGGGAGAAGTCGATTATCACGATCTGATTCACGACAAGCTGAAAGCGCTCAAGCGGGAGGTTCAACAACGGACCGGCGACGCCGATGCCCGCGGCGTGGTCGACACCGCGCCGCTGCTCGAGCGCGACTTCGCCAACCTGGCAGGCCTCGGCTGGATCGGCAAGAACACGCTGCTGCTCAACAAACATGCCGGCAGTCTCTTCTTCCTCGCCGCGCTGCTGACCAATGTCGAGCTTGAGTATGACGAGCCCCACACCGCCAGCCACTGCGGCACATGCACGGCGTGCCTAGATGTCTGCCCAACCGACGCCTTCCCTGCGCCGCATGTCTTAGACGCCACCCGCTGCATCAGCTATCTGACGATCGAACTACGCGGCCCGATCCCCCGCGACCTGCGCGACGGAATCGGCGAGTGGGTCTTCGGCTGCGACCTCTGCCAAGACGTCTGCCCCTGGAACCGCAAAGCGCCCCACAGCGCCGAGAAACAATTCCTCCCCCAGCGCGGCAACAACCCGCTCGACCTGATCGCGCTGTTTGATTTAGACGACGAAACATTCCGCCACCGCTTCCGCAAATCGCCCATCTGGCGCCCACGCCGCAGAGGCCTACTGCGCAACGCAGCAATCGCACTGGGCAACCGACCCACGCCCGCCGCGGTGCCGGCGCTGGTTAAGGGATTAAACGATGAAGAGCCGCTGATCCGCGGAGCAGCCGCTTGGGCGCTATCGAAGTATGGCTGCTCCGAGTCGCGAAATGCACTGCAGGCAAGAGCCGAAATTGAAGCGGATTCAATGGTTCAAGAAGAACTAAAATTCGCCCTTCAATCGTAG
- the dusB gene encoding tRNA dihydrouridine synthase DusB — protein MNDSADNALPPISVEPLQIGDLVIDPPILQAPMAGYTNYAFRQIVREYGGVGLQATEMVSARSFVWLDQQAEFPDRLWGVEDEARPLAVQMWDNDPDTMARVGERLVGEFGVSVVDINFGCPVKQVTQSAHSGSYLLRWPEKMFSIIQRVVQACAPTPVTAKIRLGCSRECINAHEIAQVVEEAGAAALTVHGRTAADFFKGSADWEKISEIKPYLKKIPLIGNGDLDSAAKVVEAFRSYNVDGVMIARACLGRPWLFAQAAAALKGEPVPADPSLTEQRACLLRHYDLVVKRFGVEKGTMLMRKFACCYATGMYGARAFRTAAAKVSSQAEFYEIVENLFPRDPAPEAVESAGAS, from the coding sequence ATGAATGACTCCGCCGACAATGCGCTCCCCCCAATCTCGGTAGAGCCGCTGCAAATCGGGGATCTGGTGATTGATCCCCCGATCCTGCAAGCGCCGATGGCGGGCTACACCAACTACGCCTTCCGGCAGATTGTCCGCGAATATGGGGGCGTCGGGCTGCAGGCGACCGAAATGGTCTCGGCCCGCAGCTTTGTCTGGCTCGATCAGCAGGCGGAGTTCCCTGATCGTCTGTGGGGCGTCGAAGACGAAGCCCGGCCGCTGGCGGTGCAGATGTGGGACAACGACCCTGACACGATGGCCCGCGTGGGCGAACGGCTGGTCGGCGAATTCGGCGTCAGTGTGGTCGACATCAACTTTGGCTGCCCGGTCAAGCAAGTGACGCAGTCGGCCCATAGCGGATCGTACCTGCTGCGGTGGCCCGAGAAGATGTTCTCGATCATTCAGCGCGTCGTCCAGGCATGTGCTCCGACGCCGGTGACGGCCAAGATTCGTCTCGGCTGTAGCCGCGAGTGCATCAACGCCCACGAGATCGCCCAGGTGGTCGAAGAGGCAGGCGCCGCCGCACTGACGGTGCATGGCCGGACTGCCGCTGACTTCTTTAAGGGAAGCGCCGACTGGGAGAAGATCTCGGAGATCAAACCGTACCTGAAGAAGATCCCGCTGATCGGCAATGGCGATCTCGATTCGGCCGCCAAGGTGGTCGAGGCGTTTCGCAGCTACAACGTCGACGGCGTGATGATCGCCCGGGCCTGTTTGGGCCGCCCGTGGTTGTTTGCCCAAGCGGCGGCCGCGCTCAAGGGAGAGCCGGTTCCGGCTGACCCGAGCCTGACCGAGCAGCGGGCCTGTCTGCTGCGGCACTACGACCTGGTGGTGAAGCGGTTTGGCGTTGAGAAGGGAACGATGCTGATGCGGAAGTTCGCCTGCTGCTATGCGACCGGCATGTACGGCGCCCGGGCGTTTCGGACCGCGGCGGCGAAGGTCTCGTCGCAGGCCGAATTCTATGAGATTGTCGAGAATCTGTTTCCGCGCGATCCAGCGCCGGAAGCGGTGGAATCGGCCGGGGCTTCGTAG